From a single Pleurodeles waltl isolate 20211129_DDA chromosome 10, aPleWal1.hap1.20221129, whole genome shotgun sequence genomic region:
- the TFAP4 gene encoding transcription factor AP-4 isoform X2, which translates to MQSINAGFQSLKTLIPHTDGEKLSKAAILQQTAEYIFSLEQEKTRLLQQNTQLKRFIQQEFSGSSPKRRRAEDKDEGIGSPDIWEDEKAEDLRREMFELRQKLDKERSVRMMLEEQVRFLDAHMYPEKLKEMAQEVKMEEQPVRLLHQETADPGQQMHTQLLSVNIPPAPTHHPTVIVPAPALSLPSHHVNVVTMGPPSVINTVSTSRHNLDTIVQAIQHIEGTHESQQLEEEQRRAVIVNPSWPCSENVADTDTASDTECDDSDAEHSKDDAFGDGELP; encoded by the exons ATGCAGAGCATCAACGCTGGTTTCCAGTCTCTGAAAACACTCATTCCACACACAGACGGAGAGAAGCTCAGCAAG GCGGCGATTCTTCAGCAGACAGCTGAATACATCTTCTCACTAGAGCAGGAGAAGACGCGGTTATTGCAGCAGAATACGCAGCTGAAGAGATTTATCCAG caaGAATTCAGCGGCTCGTCGCCAAAGAGGCGGCGAGCAGAAGACAAGGATGAGGGCATCGGGTCCCCTGACATAtgggaggatgagaaggcagaagaTCTGAGGAGGGAAATGTTCGAACTGCGGCAGAAGCTGGACAAAGAGCGTTCGGTTCGCATGATGCTGGAGGAACAG GTGCGCTTCCTGGATGCTCACATGTACCCTGAGAAGTTGAAGGAGATGGCCCAGGAAGTCAAGATGGAGGAGCAGCCAGTGCGACTACTGCACCAGGAGACTGCAGATCCCGGGCAGCAGATGCACACACAG CTTCTGTCGGTTAACATTCCACCTGCTCCCACTCATCACCCAACGGTGATTGTTCCAGCCCCTGCTCTGTCTCTACCTTCGCATCACGTCAATGTGGTAACCATGGGGCCTCCATCTGTGATCAACACCGTGTCCACGTCCAGGCACAACCTGGACACCATTGTGCAG GCAATCCAGCACATAGAAGGAACACACGAGAGCCAGCAGCTGGAGGAGGAGCAGCGCCGGGCAGTCATTGTTAACCCAAGCTGGCCGTGTTCAGAGAATGTCGCCGACACCGACACTGCCTCCGACACGGAGTGTGATGACAGCGATGCAGAACATAGCAAGGATGATGCATTCGGGGATGGTGAGCTCCCCTGA
- the TFAP4 gene encoding transcription factor AP-4 isoform X1 gives MEYFMVPAQKVSSLQHFRKTEKEVIGGLCSLANIPLTPETQRDQERRIRREIANSNERRRMQSINAGFQSLKTLIPHTDGEKLSKAAILQQTAEYIFSLEQEKTRLLQQNTQLKRFIQQEFSGSSPKRRRAEDKDEGIGSPDIWEDEKAEDLRREMFELRQKLDKERSVRMMLEEQVRFLDAHMYPEKLKEMAQEVKMEEQPVRLLHQETADPGQQMHTQLLSVNIPPAPTHHPTVIVPAPALSLPSHHVNVVTMGPPSVINTVSTSRHNLDTIVQAIQHIEGTHESQQLEEEQRRAVIVNPSWPCSENVADTDTASDTECDDSDAEHSKDDAFGDGELP, from the exons CCTCGCCAACATCCCTTTAACGCCAGAAACCCAGCGGGACCAGGAGCGTCGGATAAGGCGGGAGATTGCCAACAGCAACGAGAGGAGGCGCATGCAGAGCATCAACGCTGGTTTCCAGTCTCTGAAAACACTCATTCCACACACAGACGGAGAGAAGCTCAGCAAG GCGGCGATTCTTCAGCAGACAGCTGAATACATCTTCTCACTAGAGCAGGAGAAGACGCGGTTATTGCAGCAGAATACGCAGCTGAAGAGATTTATCCAG caaGAATTCAGCGGCTCGTCGCCAAAGAGGCGGCGAGCAGAAGACAAGGATGAGGGCATCGGGTCCCCTGACATAtgggaggatgagaaggcagaagaTCTGAGGAGGGAAATGTTCGAACTGCGGCAGAAGCTGGACAAAGAGCGTTCGGTTCGCATGATGCTGGAGGAACAG GTGCGCTTCCTGGATGCTCACATGTACCCTGAGAAGTTGAAGGAGATGGCCCAGGAAGTCAAGATGGAGGAGCAGCCAGTGCGACTACTGCACCAGGAGACTGCAGATCCCGGGCAGCAGATGCACACACAG CTTCTGTCGGTTAACATTCCACCTGCTCCCACTCATCACCCAACGGTGATTGTTCCAGCCCCTGCTCTGTCTCTACCTTCGCATCACGTCAATGTGGTAACCATGGGGCCTCCATCTGTGATCAACACCGTGTCCACGTCCAGGCACAACCTGGACACCATTGTGCAG GCAATCCAGCACATAGAAGGAACACACGAGAGCCAGCAGCTGGAGGAGGAGCAGCGCCGGGCAGTCATTGTTAACCCAAGCTGGCCGTGTTCAGAGAATGTCGCCGACACCGACACTGCCTCCGACACGGAGTGTGATGACAGCGATGCAGAACATAGCAAGGATGATGCATTCGGGGATGGTGAGCTCCCCTGA